The sequence below is a genomic window from Brevibacillus laterosporus.
TCCATGAAATTGAAAGTTACCATGGGCCTCTTTACCGCCTTATTGACAACTGGATTAGCTTTATCAGGCTGTGCAGGAGCAGGCCAAAGCACGGGGAAAGAGGTAATCAAATTGGCTACGCAGAGCCCACTATCTGGTGCCTACGCAAACATTGGCGATGCGATCAAGCAGGGAGCTGGTTATGCGCTCCAAGAAGAGAAGGAAGAATTCGCAAAAATGGGATTTGACTTGCAGCTATTTCCTCAAGATGACCAGGCTGATCCTAAACAGGGTGTTACCAATGCTCAGCTACTGGTCGCCAACAAAGATGTATTAGGCGTAGTCGGACATTACAACACAGGTGTTGCCGTTCCGTCCTCTTCCAAGTATGAAGATGGCAAGCTGGTGATGGTCTCCCCAGCCAACACAGGTGTCACACTTACTGAGGAAGGGAAGAAAACAGTCCATCGCATCTGTGCACGCGATGATACCCAAGGTCCATCAGCCGCTAGATATGCCAAAAATACTCTTGGTGTAACAACAGCATTCATTATTAATGATAAGACAGCGTATGGTGTAGGATTGACCGACCAAGTAAAAGCTCAATTTGAAAAAGATGGAGTAACAATACTTGGTTCAGAAGGTATTACTGTAGGCGAGAAGGATTATAGCTCAGTGGTTAATCAGGTTGTCTCCAAAAACCCAGATATTATTTTTTTCGGAGGTATTTATTCAGAAGGTGGTCTATTAGTTAAACAGGCACGTGATAAGGGATTTAAGGGAATTTTTATGGGTGGGGACGGAATCGACTCTTCCGATCTAGTAACGATTGCTGGGAGTGCTGCTGATGGTGTTATCTATACATCGGTAGCAGGGGATGTTACTCAAACTGATGCAGGGAAAAAATGGGCTGAGGCTTACGAAAAGGCAACCAGCAAAAAACCAGAAACCTATTCTGTCTATGGCTACGATGCTATGAAAGTATTACTAAATGGTTTAAAGGAATCCATTAAAGCAAATGGCGGCAAGAAGCCTAGCCGCGAACAGGTATTAGAAGCTGTTCACAAAACAAAAAACTTTCAAGGACTATTTACCAAGGTCACCTTTACAGAAAAGGGGGACAATGAATTTGCTCAGGTATTCGTTTACAAATTTAAAAATGGAAATGCCGCCTTTGTAGGCAAAGCAGATTGATAACTATCACGTAGGCGCTTTCTACCCTTGTAGCAAGGGGGCGGCACATGGATGGTCGCCCTTTTCTTTTATGAAAAGATTGAGGAAAAGCCCTATTTGATTAGGGAAAATGATCTGCATCTACAGTGTAATGAAAAAACTAAGAAATGAGGGAATGTACATGTGGCAGATCCTACCTCAAGTGTTGGTCGACGGACTCACCCTCGGCTTCATGTATGCGGTTGTAGCTCTGGGTTACACAATGGTTTATGGAATTTTGGAATTTATCAACTTCTCACATGGTGAGATTTTCATGGTGGGAGCTTTTGTAGGAACAGAAGTGCTCCTTGTCATGGAATCTAATGGTGTATTGCAAGGAATGAATCCGTTTTTGGCTCTTATTCTTGCTCTTATCATCAGTATGGTGTTAACCGGTTTATTAGGTGTAGGTATTGAACGGGTTGCTTATCGGCCCTTACGGAATGCCCCGCGACTAGTTCCGCTGATATCTGCCATTGGTGTTTCTTTCTTTTTGCAGGATTTGGTCCGTTTTGCAGAAGCACTTCATCGAGACGCATTCTATTTAACAGGACCGATTTTATTCCCTGGAAAGATTGATATTGGAATTGCTCAAATTCCATCTAAAGCCGTTATTGTTGCCATCGTAGCTATTGTGATGATGATTACGTTGACATTGTTTATTAACAAAACAAAATGGGGAATCGCGATGCGTGCCGTATCCCAAGATCAATCGACGGCATCACTGATGACTATAAATGTGGACAAAGTAATTATGTTAACCTTCCTAATTGGTTCAAGCCTCGGTGGAGCAACAGGTGTGCTATTTGCTCAAAACTATGGAACGATTGATCCTTACATTGGTTTCATTTTGGGAATGAAAGCTTTTACTGCTGCTATCTTGGGTGGCATTGGTAATCTCAGAGGAGCGATGCTTGGTGGAATTATACTTGGTCTGATTGAATCACTGGCGGGTGCATATATGGGACCGCTAACAGGTGGAGCATTCGGTGGAGAGTACAAGGATGTTATCGGGTTTGCCATTCTTATTCTAGTGCTTCTGTTCAAACCTGAGGGTCTGCTTGGAGAAGCCGTAAAAGAGAAAGTGTAGGTGAAAGAAATGGGAACTTTTAAGAACGTGCTAGCAAAAGAAAAGCCGATCCCACTTTTTCTTACGCTGGTGTGGATTGTTGGATGCTCTATAGCACTCTATTTTTTACAGCAATCGGTAACAAGCTTTGTGGGGCTCATCTTTTCTGTATTGCTAATCTACTATACCAATACGAATAAATGGACGCAGCTACTTTTAGGGGTGTTAGTTTTATTCGGTCTTATTCCATTACTTGCTTATGATAATAGTTATTATATGGAAGTGGCGACCAACATAGGTATTTATGTCGCTATGGCGTTGGGCTTAAACATCGTGGTTGGTTTTGCTGGGCTGTTAGATTTGGGATACGTTGCTTTTTTTGCGGCTGGTGCCTATGCATATGGTATCTTTGCTACAGCACAGGCTAATCATTTTATTCCAGGCGATTTATTTCCATTAAGCGGAGAGTGGTTTTGGGCATTTTTAGTGGTTGGTTTGCTGGTAGCGGCAGTCTTTGGGATTTTGCTAGGTCTACCCGTTCTCCGGGTAAAAGGAGATTACCTAGCTATTGTTACATTAGGCTTCGGTGAAATTATCAGAATAGTCTTTAATAATTTAGATAAGCCAATCAATATAACAAATGGACCTCAAGGGATAACATCTATTAATGCCCCACAAATTTTAGGAGAATCATTTTCCGATTCCTTTCATTTCTATTTTATTGTGTTGGTAGTTATTTTATTGATTGTACTTGCCAATATTCGTTTGGAACATTCTAAACTAGGGCGTGCTTGGATTGCTATTCGTGAAGATGAGTTGGCAGCACAGTCTATGGGGATTTCTTTGTTAAAAACGAAATTAGCGGCATTTGCTACAGGAGCGTCCTTTGCGGGAGTGGTGGGAGTTATCTTTGCAGCAAAACAAACCTTTATTGACCCTACATCCTTTACGTTGATGGAATCATTTAGCATATTGGTTATGGTTATTTTAGGTGGAAGTGGTAGTATTCCTGGTGTTATTCTAGGGGCCACGTTCGTTACACTGTTACAGGTTCAAATATTAAAAGAACTGTCCAATTATCTACATGAATTATCACAATCTGGCATCCTTTACCTACCAAGTCAGTTGGACCCTTCCAAACTGCAGCGTATGGTGTTTGGAATTCTACTGGTATTAGCCGCTTTATACCGTCCAAATGGACTAATCCCAGCAAGGAGAAGGAAAGAAAACATCGAGAATATCAAAAATCACGCTCATTCGGAACAACGACAGGGCATTCTTGCTAAGTTGACTGGACGTAATAAAGTAAGCTAAAGGAGGTAGCTGTATGGCATTGTTAGAAGCGAGACATTTAACCAAGAGATTCGGAGGTCTTGTGGCCAACGAAGACGTGTCGATTGATATTGAAAAAGGCAGTATCACCGCAGTCATCGGTCCGAACGGAGCAGGTAAAACCACTTTCTTTAACATGGTTACAGGCTTCTATGAGCCAGACGAGGGTGATGTCGTACTAAATGGAGAGACTATTAAAGGTCTTCAACCCGATCAAATAGCAACACGGGGTATTACGCGCACTTTTCAAAATATCAGACTGTTCAAACAGATGACGGCTTTGGAGAACGTTATGATTGGTCAACATGGGCGGTTACAAGCAGGGCTTCTTGGCATCCTGTTCAATTCGAAACGGGTGCGGGAAGAAGAGGAGCGTGCACGTGTTGAAGCTTATCAAATCCTTGAATATGTGGGAATCGAACATATTGCTAACGAAACCGCTGGTAGCCTTCCTTATGGATTGCAACGCCGGTTGGAGATCGCTAGGGCCATGGGTACTAATCCTCAGATTATCTTGCTAGATGAGCCGGCCGCAGGGATGAACCCAAGAGAGACAGTGGAAATGACCGATTTTATTCGCCAGTTAAAACGTGAATTAGACTTAACTATTATTTTAATCGAACACGATATGAAGCTTATTATGGGGCTATCAGAATATATTCATGTTCTGGATTATGGAAGAAAAATCGCCGAGGGTACCCCAGATGAAATACGAACCAATCCAAAAGTTATTGAGGCATACTTGGGCAAAAGCGCAACGGAAGCTTCGTAGGGAGGGAAGAGCGATGGCATTATTGGAACTAAAAGAAGTTCATACCTATTACGGGGGTATTCATGCGTTAAAAGGTCTGAGTATTTCGGTAGAGCAAGGAGAAGTAGTGACTCTGATTGGTTCAAATGGGGCTGGTAAATCAACTACCTTAAAAGCCATCTGTGGACAGGTACGGACAAAAGAAGGCCAGGTGTTCTTTGACGGGCAAAATATCACAGGTAAAAAGCCACATGATATATCTACATTAGGAATTGCCCATGTACCAGAGGGAAGACGTATATTTCCAAAATTAACGGTCCGAGAAAACTTGGAGATGGGTGCTTTTTCTATAAAGGATAAGAGTGTGATTGATGAGGGAATCGAACGAGCCTTTCATTATTTTCCACGCTTAAAAGAACGGATATCTCAAAAGGGTGGTACAATGTCGGGCGGTGAGCAACAAATGTTGGCTATCGCTCGTGGATTGATGATGAAGCCAAAAATTTTAATGCTAGATGAGCCTTCAATGGGTCTAGCTCCCATTTTGGTAGAGCAAATCTTCGAGATTGTCACAGAATTAAATCAAGAGGGCATGACTATCCTGTTAGTGGAACAGAATGCGAATCAAGCACTTTCCGTTGCGCATCGCGGATATGTCATTCAGACAGGCGAGATTATTTTAAAGGATGAAGCCAAAACGTTGCTATCAGATCCGCAGGTGCGAGAGGCATATTTAGCGTAAGTTTGGGCTGGTCCTATTTTCATAGAAAACCAACAAAACCTTTGAATTTCATCAAGAATTCAAGGGTTTTGTTGGTTACATCCCCTTACGTTACTGACTAGTATCTGTTTTCCAGACATTGATCTGTCTAGACAGGTTATCCCAAAGGGTTGGATCTTCTAAGCCCATGCGCCAAAGAGCTATCCCAGCCAAATCATATTTCTCGACCAAATCTAGCTTAGAGCGGGTGCTAAAATTGTTTTCAAACCAAGCGATATGCATATTTCCTTCTTGATCCATGTATTGCATATGTGGAGCATGACGCTCCTGATCCCAATTAAGAGTGGCTCCTCTGTTTTGGCTTTGCTCCATCAGACTCTTATAGGATTGATATACAGCTTTTTCTCCGTTGCTGTTCCAATTCCAGCCGTATCCAGCAACCCCGAGTAAGATTTTTTGTGCAGGAACACCTTGAGATAGTGCATAGCGTACAGTATCTTCTGTCCATTGAATGGAAGCAACAGGACCTGGTTCAGTCCGTGGATTATGTTCGTCATAGGCCATGATCACCAAGCGGTCGGCGTAACGACCTAGTAGCTTATAATCAAACCATGGTGACCATACGTTAGCACGTTCATCACCCGTATTAGCAGGAACGCTTACTGTGACAGTCTTGCCATGGAGGTGCATCAGCTGGGTTACGTTTTTGACAAATTGTGTGAAAGCGAATTTGTCTTCCAAATATAAATTTTCGATGTCCAAATTAATGCCGTCATAGCCCATAGAAAGCACTTCACGTTCTAAATTACGCAAAAAATAGCGTTGATTCGTAGGCTTGCGCAAGATTTCCCGTGCAACTTCTTTTCCCTTTTGTATGGAATCATAGAACAGATTGTGAACTAATAGATAGACTTGCACCTGATTGGCGTGTGCCCGATCAATTATTTTTTGGCGTTCTTTTTTGGAAAGAGTAGATTGCATATATCCAGGATTTTTTTCATCTAGTTTGTACCAAAAAGGTGCAATCATGCTAAGTTGTTCATGTTGGGCAGACAAGGTAGGGAGAGACCCAGGGTAAGGATCTTCCGACTCTGTATAAAAACCAAGAACTTCTCGTGGGCGAGAGGTAGGTACTACATTTTTCAATGTGGTAGTAGTCTGCTGAACGGACGCAAAATGGGGAGAGGTACTCCTGTCGGGGGCGGCAGACTTACCTTGGTAGGTAGGGCCAGATTGACAAGAAGCTACCAACAAAGAGCTAATCACCAGCAACAAGATGAAGATGCGTGAGAAGAGACGTGGCATTTCTTCTCTCCTTTCTTATTCAAGGTAGTATTATCCTGATTGTTAGTTTTAACATGTGGTAAATTGCAGAAACTTATACGCTTTTGTAAGGGGACAGGTATAACGTCTGAAAAATAATAAAAGCGGTAATCTGGAAGCGTACTCCAGATTACCGCTTTCTTATCCCAAATGAGATTGCTTCTGTGGCAATGTCGCAATAAACATAACACCTTGATGCTCAGATAAATTTTTGGCAGCAATATATCCTTCATGCGCTTCCAGAACAGCGCGAGCAATAGCAAGGCCTAAACCATGTTTGCCCGTTTTACCTTTGCGGAAACGTTGGAAAAGATATGGCATAATAGTTTCCTCAATAGCTGGGCCATCATTGGAAATAGCAATTTCAATCTGCTCTTTTTCCTCTTTGGCAGTGATGGTAATCGTGGAATTGGCGTATCGTAGCTGATTTTCTACAATATTAGTGAATGCACTGTAAAGCTGTTCGCCATCCCCTTCCATCGGTAGTGTATCAGGAATATCGATGTGCCATGCTAAATGTGGATGAAGAAGATGATAGCGTTGATGTAGCAGACCAATCATTTCTGTTAAATCTAACGAAGTAAAGGTCATCATTCTATCAACTGATTCAACTTTTGTTAAATAGAGAAGTTGCTCTACCACATTTTCCAAACGGTTACTTTCCTCCATAATGATGGACAAGCCTTTTTGTGCCTCAGCACCCTGAAAAACTCCATCTATCAAGCCCTGTGCGTAGCCTTGAATCGCCATGATTGGCGTTTTTAATTCATGTGAGATATTTTGCACAAAATGTTGCTGGGATTCATCATGATCTTTCAATTGTTTTTTCATCATGTCAAAAGAGCGAGCTAACTGACCGATTTCATCCTTACGATCAACCATTAGGGGGATATCAAATTGACGGCGCGCAATTTTTTGACAAGATTCCTCCAAACGGCGTAAGGGAGTGCTTAAATAACCACTAAACCAACCAGCCAGCAACAAGCTGACAAAGATAAAGAAAGCAAAGATGATGAAAAACTGCTTAGTAAGCATGTTATTAATTTGAATGATTTCCTTTTCCTTTGTAAAGATCACAAGGTAGTAAGGGAATCCAAAATATTCCATTTTTTGACTTATCATCAGGAAATTTTCATTTTCCCACTCGGTGCTTCCTTTATAAGGGGTTTTTCCTTTATGTGCAGAAGCTTCTTGGAAAAGCCCATTTGCAACCTTGAGCGGTATGCCTTCTTTCGGCATATGTTGAAAGCCAATTAGTTGTCCATCTTTACTAAAAACCATCATCTGAAAAGAAAAGTTATAGTTTTGTAACAATAACATCAGCATACGTGGTGATGTGAATGATGGTAAGGGGACAAGCTCGTGTTGTTGTGTAAAGGAGATTTGATCAGATACTTTCTCAAACTCATCCTCTAGTAAAGAATACGTATTATCCAGCAAAATTTGCTTTAAGGTATAGGGATATAGAATAGCTACGCTTGCTCCAAGCACAATCGTCAAAGATAAAAACAGTAAAAAAATCTGCTTTGCTAGCGGCATGTTTTGTAAAGAAAATCTTCCTCTCATTTGGTCATCCGGTAGCCAAAGCCATACACCGTCTCCAACGGAAAATCAGGCATCTTTTTACGAATCCGTTTCACCAGATCATCCACGGCACGATCTGATCCGATATAATCATCGCCCCAAACAGCCGTAAGGATTTGCTCACGTTGTAAGGCTTGACCTTGATTTTTAATAAAATAAAGCACCAGATCAAACTCTTTTGTAGTCAGATCAATTATTTCCTCGTTTTCTTTAACTAGCCTTCCT
It includes:
- a CDS encoding branched-chain amino acid ABC transporter substrate-binding protein produces the protein MKLKVTMGLFTALLTTGLALSGCAGAGQSTGKEVIKLATQSPLSGAYANIGDAIKQGAGYALQEEKEEFAKMGFDLQLFPQDDQADPKQGVTNAQLLVANKDVLGVVGHYNTGVAVPSSSKYEDGKLVMVSPANTGVTLTEEGKKTVHRICARDDTQGPSAARYAKNTLGVTTAFIINDKTAYGVGLTDQVKAQFEKDGVTILGSEGITVGEKDYSSVVNQVVSKNPDIIFFGGIYSEGGLLVKQARDKGFKGIFMGGDGIDSSDLVTIAGSAADGVIYTSVAGDVTQTDAGKKWAEAYEKATSKKPETYSVYGYDAMKVLLNGLKESIKANGGKKPSREQVLEAVHKTKNFQGLFTKVTFTEKGDNEFAQVFVYKFKNGNAAFVGKAD
- a CDS encoding branched-chain amino acid ABC transporter permease → MWQILPQVLVDGLTLGFMYAVVALGYTMVYGILEFINFSHGEIFMVGAFVGTEVLLVMESNGVLQGMNPFLALILALIISMVLTGLLGVGIERVAYRPLRNAPRLVPLISAIGVSFFLQDLVRFAEALHRDAFYLTGPILFPGKIDIGIAQIPSKAVIVAIVAIVMMITLTLFINKTKWGIAMRAVSQDQSTASLMTINVDKVIMLTFLIGSSLGGATGVLFAQNYGTIDPYIGFILGMKAFTAAILGGIGNLRGAMLGGIILGLIESLAGAYMGPLTGGAFGGEYKDVIGFAILILVLLFKPEGLLGEAVKEKV
- a CDS encoding branched-chain amino acid ABC transporter permease, whose product is MGTFKNVLAKEKPIPLFLTLVWIVGCSIALYFLQQSVTSFVGLIFSVLLIYYTNTNKWTQLLLGVLVLFGLIPLLAYDNSYYMEVATNIGIYVAMALGLNIVVGFAGLLDLGYVAFFAAGAYAYGIFATAQANHFIPGDLFPLSGEWFWAFLVVGLLVAAVFGILLGLPVLRVKGDYLAIVTLGFGEIIRIVFNNLDKPINITNGPQGITSINAPQILGESFSDSFHFYFIVLVVILLIVLANIRLEHSKLGRAWIAIREDELAAQSMGISLLKTKLAAFATGASFAGVVGVIFAAKQTFIDPTSFTLMESFSILVMVILGGSGSIPGVILGATFVTLLQVQILKELSNYLHELSQSGILYLPSQLDPSKLQRMVFGILLVLAALYRPNGLIPARRRKENIENIKNHAHSEQRQGILAKLTGRNKVS
- a CDS encoding ABC transporter ATP-binding protein codes for the protein MALLEARHLTKRFGGLVANEDVSIDIEKGSITAVIGPNGAGKTTFFNMVTGFYEPDEGDVVLNGETIKGLQPDQIATRGITRTFQNIRLFKQMTALENVMIGQHGRLQAGLLGILFNSKRVREEEERARVEAYQILEYVGIEHIANETAGSLPYGLQRRLEIARAMGTNPQIILLDEPAAGMNPRETVEMTDFIRQLKRELDLTIILIEHDMKLIMGLSEYIHVLDYGRKIAEGTPDEIRTNPKVIEAYLGKSATEAS
- a CDS encoding ABC transporter ATP-binding protein, producing MALLELKEVHTYYGGIHALKGLSISVEQGEVVTLIGSNGAGKSTTLKAICGQVRTKEGQVFFDGQNITGKKPHDISTLGIAHVPEGRRIFPKLTVRENLEMGAFSIKDKSVIDEGIERAFHYFPRLKERISQKGGTMSGGEQQMLAIARGLMMKPKILMLDEPSMGLAPILVEQIFEIVTELNQEGMTILLVEQNANQALSVAHRGYVIQTGEIILKDEAKTLLSDPQVREAYLA
- a CDS encoding glycoside hydrolase family 18, with protein sequence MPRLFSRIFILLLVISSLLVASCQSGPTYQGKSAAPDRSTSPHFASVQQTTTTLKNVVPTSRPREVLGFYTESEDPYPGSLPTLSAQHEQLSMIAPFWYKLDEKNPGYMQSTLSKKERQKIIDRAHANQVQVYLLVHNLFYDSIQKGKEVAREILRKPTNQRYFLRNLEREVLSMGYDGINLDIENLYLEDKFAFTQFVKNVTQLMHLHGKTVTVSVPANTGDERANVWSPWFDYKLLGRYADRLVIMAYDEHNPRTEPGPVASIQWTEDTVRYALSQGVPAQKILLGVAGYGWNWNSNGEKAVYQSYKSLMEQSQNRGATLNWDQERHAPHMQYMDQEGNMHIAWFENNFSTRSKLDLVEKYDLAGIALWRMGLEDPTLWDNLSRQINVWKTDTSQ
- a CDS encoding sensor histidine kinase, giving the protein MRGRFSLQNMPLAKQIFLLFLSLTIVLGASVAILYPYTLKQILLDNTYSLLEDEFEKVSDQISFTQQHELVPLPSFTSPRMLMLLLQNYNFSFQMMVFSKDGQLIGFQHMPKEGIPLKVANGLFQEASAHKGKTPYKGSTEWENENFLMISQKMEYFGFPYYLVIFTKEKEIIQINNMLTKQFFIIFAFFIFVSLLLAGWFSGYLSTPLRRLEESCQKIARRQFDIPLMVDRKDEIGQLARSFDMMKKQLKDHDESQQHFVQNISHELKTPIMAIQGYAQGLIDGVFQGAEAQKGLSIIMEESNRLENVVEQLLYLTKVESVDRMMTFTSLDLTEMIGLLHQRYHLLHPHLAWHIDIPDTLPMEGDGEQLYSAFTNIVENQLRYANSTITITAKEEKEQIEIAISNDGPAIEETIMPYLFQRFRKGKTGKHGLGLAIARAVLEAHEGYIAAKNLSEHQGVMFIATLPQKQSHLG